In bacterium, the DNA window TACATCGCGTCGGCCTCTGTATCGTAAGTTATTTTCACGTAGCGATCTCACATCCCCCACTTGATCTCGCGCACCAGCTCGCGGAACTCGGCCAGCGGGATGCGCCGGGGCCCCTCGGCGAAGCGCGCCAGCTCGAGCTCATCCTCCACCACGTCCGCGACGCCCCAGCGCGTATTCCAGAAGAGGAACGGCCTGTACAGGCCGCCGAAGTCGCGCCGGCCGAAGACAACGTACTGCTCGCCGACCTTGAACTCGAAGGCGACGTCGTGCCCTCCCTCGCCCTCCTCGTCCGGGACGGCGTACGTCGGCTCGAGCCATCCCTCGTTTTCGAAGTCGCCCCAGTAGACCTCGCGGACCTCGGCGCGGACCGGCCCCTCCGCCGGGACCTCGACCACCTTGACCCGCACGATGTTGGGCGCTTGGGCTACCGCTTCCTCGAGCGTGGGCACCGGTGCCGGGGGCCAACTCGCGGCCCGCCCGGGGGCCGACAGCATCGCCACCGCCGCCAACGGCCCGCAGATCTTTTTTAACCGAACCCCCACGTCCGCCTTTCCGGCCGTCAGTACCCCCGCTCCTTGTCTACTTTGGTGGGCGGCTCTTCGCCGGCCAGGAACTTTTGGAAGTTGTCGACGAAGAGCTTCGCCATCCGTTCCCAGTAGTGGGGCGTTACGCCGGCGACGTGGGGCGAGATGATGACGTTGTCCAGGTTGTAGAGCGGGTGGTCGGGGAGGAGCGGCTCTTTCTCGAAGACGTCCAGGCCGGCGCCGGCGATCCACCGGTGACGCAGCGCCTCGAGCAGCATATCCTCCCGCACCAGCGGCCCGCGCCCCACGTTGATGAGGTACGCCGTCTCTTTCATCAGGCGGAACTCGTCGACGCCTATTATGCCCCGCGTCTCGGCGGTGAGGGGCACGCACAGCACGACGAAGTCGGCGCGGGTGAGGAGCTTGGCGAGGCCGTCGGGCGGGTAGACCTCGTCGACGTTCTCGACGGGGGCGCCGTGCCGGCTTACGCCGAGGACGTGCATGCCGAAGGCCTTGCCCAGGCCCGCGACGGCGCGCCCTATGTGCCCCAGGCCGACGACGCCCAGCGTCATGTCGTGCAACTCGTGTATGCTGTAGACGACTTCCCGCCGCGCCCAGCGCCGCTCGTGCTGGTTGGCCGAAGCGATAACCAAGCCCCGGGCGAAGGCGAGTATCATCGCGAAGGCGTGTTCCGCCACCGGTTGGGCGTGGACGCTTACCGACGACGTCACCAAAACCGGGCTCTCCACCAGCGCCGGGTGGAGCGCGTCGTCCACGCCCGCCATCGCGAAGTGAACCCATTTGAGCCGCTTGGCCTTGCGTAACAGCTCGGGCGCGAAGTGCCACACGATCGCGACGTCGACGTCGCCGATCTTGTCCTCGAAATCTTTCTTGCCCAGCGAACGCGCCAGCTGGTATCTGTCGGCCGGGATGTCGGTGGCGGCGAGGGCGTCGCGCAGCGCGCTGTAGGGGTCGGCGTCGTGCGAGAGCGCGACGACGATGTTGAGCGGCTCGTCCTTCTTGGCGGTCATATTCGCTCCCGTCCTGCCGGCGGCCTTACTTCGTGAGGTTCCAAATGAAATCGAAAAATTCCAGGTACTGCTTCGCGAGGTCGGCGTCGTCTATTACGACGAGGTCCGTCATCGGCGACGACGGCGCGTCCTCGATGAAGGGGTAGGAGCCGACGATGACGAAGCGCTCGTCCAGCACCAGGAAGCGGTCGTAGAGGTTGGATTGGCT includes these proteins:
- a CDS encoding D-2-hydroxyacid dehydrogenase, translating into MTAKKDEPLNIVVALSHDADPYSALRDALAATDIPADRYQLARSLGKKDFEDKIGDVDVAIVWHFAPELLRKAKRLKWVHFAMAGVDDALHPALVESPVLVTSSVSVHAQPVAEHAFAMILAFARGLVIASANQHERRWARREVVYSIHELHDMTLGVVGLGHIGRAVAGLGKAFGMHVLGVSRHGAPVENVDEVYPPDGLAKLLTRADFVVLCVPLTAETRGIIGVDEFRLMKETAYLINVGRGPLVREDMLLEALRHRWIAGAGLDVFEKEPLLPDHPLYNLDNVIISPHVAGVTPHYWERMAKLFVDNFQKFLAGEEPPTKVDKERGY